A window of Desulfuromonas soudanensis genomic DNA:
AAAACAAGGTTAAAAGGTGAGTGTCCCCAGAACGGTTTACGCCGCCAGGATCTCCTTGAGGACTTCCGGACGTTTGATGGCAATAGCGATCAGGGATTTTGCGGCACCGGAAGGCTGGCGGCGCCCCTGCTCCCACTCCTGGAGAGTGCGCGGCGAAACGCCGAGAAGTTTAGCAAATTCACCTTGGGAAAGATCGAGCTTGTGTCGGGCCTCGGCGATGGGTGAGATCTCAACCGGAGTGGTTCGGCCCACCTTGCCGGACTTGATCGCCCGGATGCTCTGCAGCAACTCTTCACCGATATTGCGATTGGCATCGCGCTTGAGAAGTTCTTTGTCATTGAGCGTCATGTTCAATCTCCTCTTTAAGGGCTTTCAAAATATGCCCGGGGATGCTGTCAACAGCGCTTTTCGCGTAGATCAGCAGGAGCCAGATCTCACCGCACTGCAGGCGCGTAAAATACATGACTCTTACCCCGCCGCTTTTGCCAGCTCCCTTTCGTTTCCAGCGGACCTTACGGACCCCACCGGACCCTTTCACGACATCCCCGGCGTCGGGAGACGAAGCCAAAAACGCCTGAAATTCCGCAAACTCTTCATCACTCAGGTAATCAGCTACCTGCCTTGTAAAGAGCGGGGATTCAATAAAAGTAATCATGCGGACATTATACGTCATAGCCGTACCCTGTCAAGTCAACAAGTACGACGGTGGATGATGTGCCAGACATGGCCAGGCGGGTAATAACGGTGTGCTCTCGGCATGCGTCCCTCCCAATAATTGCATGGCAGTTTGCATTAAAATCCATTTTAGCCCCAAAAACATGCTTCTAAGGTCTTTTTTAGGGGGTCAAATTGGAACTTTCCGAAACAATTTCAAATGGTTGTACGGGTCCGACCCGGCAGGTAACCGGCAGGTAAAGACCAAAGCCTCATGCGACGCCGCAACGCTTCAGGATCTGGAGCAGGACCAGAGGTTTTCGTCGCGTCGTCGCGTCGTCGCGTGAAACAAGCCTTTGATCGGCCCTGGGGTCACTCAGCGCGCTTGCGGTCTTTGGCGAATTTCAGGAAGAATTCTTTCTGATGACAACGATGGGTGATGTGCCAGACATGGCCAGGCAGGTAATAACGGTGTGCTCTCGGCATGCGTCCCTCCCAATAGTTGCATGGCATTCCCATCCAGGAAGAATTCTGCTAAAGTATCTGCGATATCAAAGCAACAACCAGACAATGGTTATGCAGTCTCGAAAAAGGATGAGCGTCATGCTGAATACCAACGAGGTCACGGAAAAGCTGGAGAAGCACCTTGAGATCCTGCGAATGCAATACGGGGTTGAACGGATCGGCCTGTTCGGGTCGCTGGTCCGCGGTAGCCAGCACTCCGAAAGTGATATCGACCTTCTGGTCGAATTCAAGCGGCCCGTGGGCATGTTCAAATTCATCGAACTGGAAAATCAGCTCTCCGACCTTCTGGGTGCAAAAGTCGACCTGGTCACGCCCAATGCCCTCAAGCCCGGCATAGGCAAGCGCATTCTTGATGAGGTTCGTTATGTCAACTGATCGGCCGATTGACGATTATCTGGCGGACATCATCGAAGCGATAAGCGACATTTCTTCTTTCATCGCCGGGATGAATTATGAAGGATTCGCTGCGGACAAGAAAACTGTCAATGCGGTGATTCGAAGTCTTGAGGTCATTGGAGAGGCTGTCAAGAAGATCCCCACCGGTTTGCGACAGAAACACAATGATCTTCCCTGGAAGGAGATCGCCGGAACACGTGACAAACTGATCCACGAATATTTCGGTGTTGATCTGCAGATTCTTTGGGAAACTGCCAAGAGCGACCTCGTTCCCCTAGAAAAAGCCATTCGATCTTTACAGGAAGATATTTCTTCATAAAGTTCCACGTACAGCCGAATCCATCCGTGAGAAGTGTGGCGTAAATCTTCAAGCGGAAACTTTTGGTTTATCTCCTCTAAAAACATACCTCCAAGCCATCTCAAAGGCAATCCTCAGACTTTTTCCTACAATATCAATCAGTTGAGCTGGTCACACCCCGGGTCCACAAACTGTCAAGGCAGGAAGCCCCGCGTGAAACAAGCCGTTGATTGCCCTTGGGGTTAAACCAAAACAAAGCCTCTTCTTCTGCCCTTCACAACGTTCTCCAGTCTTTCTCACCGTTCTCTGTGTTGAGGACCAAACCAAACCCAGCCTCACGCGACGCTGCAACGACGCAACGCTTCAGGATCTGAACCAGGATCAGAGGTTTTCGTCGCGTCGTCGCGTCGTCGCGTGAAACAAGCCTTTGATCGGCCCTGGGGTCACTCAGCGCGCTTGCGATCTTTGGCGAATTTCAGGAAGAATTCTTTCTGATGACAACGGTGGGTGATGTGCCAGACATGGCCAGGCAGGTAATAACGGTGTGCTCTCGGCATGCGTCCCTCCCAATAATTGCATGGCAGTTTGCATTAAAATCCATTTTACCCCCAAAAAGATGCTTCTAAGGCCTTTTTTTGGGGGTAAAATTGGCACTTTATCTAGCAAGTTCAATCGGTTGAACGGGTCCGACCCGAATCAGTTGAACGGACCCGGCAGGCGTTGTACGGGTCCGACCCGGCAGGCTTGCTTGAGATGGTAGAACGCATCAGATAAGGCTGTCCAGCCCCTTGCGATCGAGAATGTTCAGCAGTTTCAGCGACGGCCCGCCGGGATGCTTTTCGCCAATCTCCCATTTCTGCACAGTGGAAATGCTGGTATTGAGGATGGAAGCCAGCACCGCCTGGCTGAGCCGATAACGCTCACGCAGAGCGCGAATGTCCGTGGCGGTATAGTCAGGAACCGGCTCAAGGCACAAGGCATCGTAACGACGCATGGCGCGCTTGTCGATAAAATCCAGGGTATGCAGATCCCGAGCAACTTCATGTACTGCATCAAGAATCCGGTTTTTGTCAATTTTTGTTTGTTTCATGCAACACCTCCAGCAGAGCCCCACTGTCGATCGCAGCGGCAATTTGCTCTTTGCTTAAGCTCAGCAGGTCGACTGCCAACATCTTCAAGGCTTCCAGTTCCCGATCCGAAATATTGGATCGTTGGTTCTTTTCGAAGCCATACACGAAGATCCATCGATCACCACGATTGGTTGCCAGAAGCGTCCGTGTACTGCCGCGTTTCCCTTGTCCCGGGAGAGCGATCCGTTTTTTTACGATCCCGTTCCCAAGGACGGCATCGATCAATCCGCCGACCATCTCGACAACTGCTTCGGACAATGCTTTGTCTGACAACCCAGCCTTTTTCGCCCAGCGATTGAAATGCCGGGTCTTCAGGATCATACATGACATACTGTAGCACCTGGTGATATAGATAACAAGTGGTCACGACAACGATGGGTGATGTGCCAGACATGGCCAAGCAGGTAATAACGGTGTGCTCTCGGCATGCGTCCCTCCCAATAGTTGCATGGCAGGTTGCATTAAAATCCATTTTTCCCCCAAAAACATGCTTCTAAGGCCTTTTTTTGGGGGTAAAATTGGCACTTTCATAAACAATTTCAGCTTGTTGCGCGGGTCCGACCCGGCAGTCCTACCTGACCGACCTGCAGGGCCATATGGATGTGATTGTGCATGAGGCAGAAGGCATGAACGCGGTAGCCAAAGCGACAGGTTCCTTCTTGAAGGAGAAGGAAAAATCGCGTTCGGTCTTCATCTGTAGAGAAGACGGGCTGGCCTGCGTTGCCGCGGAAAATCACGTGATACACGGCGCCGGGGAAATGTATTCTTGGTTTACGTGCCATGGGGGATGATAACAACTGGGTGCAATGTGTCAAGGTAGGAAGCCTGACCCCGCGCCCCCTGAACCAGGATCAGAGGTTTTCGTCGCGTCGTCGCGTCGTCGCGTGAAACAAGCCTTTGATCGGCCCTGGGGACTCATCGGGCTTGCGATCTTTGGCGAATTTCAGGAAGAATTCTTTCTGATGACAACGGTGGGTGATGTGCCAGACATGGCCAGGTAGGTAATAACGGTGTGCTCGCGGCATGCGTCCCTCCCAATAGTTGCATGGCAGATTGCATTAAAATCCATTTTACCCCCAAAAATATGCTTCTAAGGCCATTTTAGGGGGTCAAATTGGAACTTTCCCAAACAATTTCAGATCGTTGCGCGGGTCCGACCCGGCAGGTCGTTCTCTGAGTGCTTGCTTAAGAACGTCGTGGACTTTCTCCGCACCATAACCAGACAGGTGACCAGGATCATGATAGAGAATGCGTCCGTGTTCATCTAGAAAAAGCACTTCTCCGTTTTTACCTTCAAAATGTCGCGAGATATCAACAACGGAGACACCTGAGGTCTGCATATTAATGAGAAATTCGTTAACTTTAAGGCGCTCTGCTCTAACATCAGTATTTTCCAAAAATGGTGGTCGTGCGCCTTCTCGAATAGATTTACGATTTGCGATCTTCGGTAGTATGGGTGGTTGATTAAGCAGAATAATTTGCCCTGCATATGGCTTGAGCTTGTCGAGCGCCACCACCAACCGTTTTGGGTCATTGCGAAGTTTACCACTCCAAGAGTTAGCGACAAGGAGGTAGTCAGGTTTGATTTTGCTAACTGCATCCAATGAATCTCGCCAGAGTTGACTCGAATCCGTTTTTCGCTCCGGAAGAGAATCCCCAGCAGAAACGCTTATTACATTTAATTTATATCCCAACTCTGAGCAGATTCGTTTTATCTCTTTGCCGTACATTGAACCGTTACTATCCCCCATAAGCACTACAGTAGCTGCCCCAATATTTCCAGGGAACTCCAAACCACCTTTTGCCACGTCACTAATCTCTGCATCAACAAAGTTATTTTGTCTGACAGACAGACCCAGAGGAACGCACAGAACCAACACCGCACCTAAAGCTACATAGGCGACACGGCGACTCTGTGGGCGATTGAGAAAGGTCCGTGCTGGGTTTTCGATGAAGTGATAAGTTAAGATAGTGAGTAGAAGACTAAGACTAATTTTCAGCACAAGACGCATCTCATCCAGCATGAGGTATAGTCGGTAGTCAATCAGGGAAAACACAGGCCAATGCCAAAGGTAAAGAGAATAAGAAAGCTTCCCGATGTTGACCATTGGGCGGGCCGAAAGAAATCTCGCAACAGGTCCGTGTAAAGTCTCTCGTGGCCAGATAATCGCAACTGTACCCACGACAGGCAAGACAGCTTGCCAACCAGGAAACTGAGGGCCTTCATGTAGCAAAACAAAAGAACATCCAATCAGCAATAGTCCTAGAGCGGGTAGCCAATGAGGGATTCGGACAAAACGACCATTAATTGTAGTCAACGGAGTGACGGCCAAAAGACAGCCAGCACATAGTTCCCATGCACGAGTCGGCAATAGGTAGAAAGCCCAAATAGGTTTGATTTGAGTAAGGATTACGCATGTGAAGAGACTTCCAATGCCGAGAAGCAATAGAATAGGTACCAAATAGCGACGTGCATAACGAAAGATGAGAAATAAGAACAGCGGAAAGATTAGATAAAACTGCTCTTCAACGGAAAGTGACCAGTAATGAAGGAACGGTTGGGCGTCTTGGGATATATGGAAATAATCGCCCTGCATCATGAATTTTACGTTAGCTAAAGAAAGTGTCGCCGCAACCAGAGCAGCACCGGTGGAGGCAAAATCCTGTGGTGTATAGATGTAAGCGGCGCCAACAAGTGTTGCTAATGCAACAGTGAAGAGTGCTGGGAAAATCCTAGCGACTCGGCGTTGATAAAAACGATTGAGGTTAAACCGTCCAGTTTTACAATCGTTGTAAAGAACTGATGTGATGAGGTATCCGGATATGACGAAGAAGATGTCTACGCCTACGAAACCTCCAGGGAGCCATTGGTGGTTGAGGTGAAAAAAGAAAACAGACAGAACGGCAACAGCACGCAAACCATCGATATCGGGACGATACTTTAGGTGTGCGACTTGATTTTGAGACATTCGCCCCCCCCTTTTTTTTATTAGAGCTTTAAGTATCACCATAAAACTTTTCACACATTAACATACACAACTCATATCAAAACGTAGTGGGAGGTGGAGTTAAGTGCATACCCCAATTCGTATATTTGCACGAGTCCGACCCGGCAAGCCATGAAGAGGAAGTGATAATCCTGTGAGGTCGGTCGTCAATAGCGGACACCAAAGTTCTTATGCTGCGCTTAGCTCTTTGTAATATTCCTGTTCGTAGGCAGCAGGCGACAGGTAGCCCAGCCGCTTCTGGCGCCTTTGACGATTGTAGAAGATTTCGATGTACTCCGTGATTTCTCGCATCGCTTCCCACCGGGTGGCGTAACGACGATGGTGGACCAATTCGTTTTTCAGTGTCCCCCAGAAACTCTCAATGGGGGCGTTGTCGTAGCAGTTACCTCGGCGGCTCATCGAAGTCTGCATATTGAACTGCTTCAGTAGTTTCTGAAACTCCAAGGCGCAATACTGGCTGCCCCGATCCGAATGATGGATCAACCCGGTCGCCGGGCGCTTGACTGACACGGCACGGAATAGGGATTGACTCACCAGATTCTTCGTCATTCTTTCGCCCATCGCATATCCCACGATCTCTCCGGTGAAGAGGTCTTTATGCCCGGCCAGATACAGCCAGCCTTCGGCGGTGGGGATGTAAGTAATGTCAGTTACCCAGACCTGGTTGGGAGCTTCGACAGCAAAGTTTTGGTCCAGAAGGTTCTCGGCGACAGGCAGTGAATGGTTGGAGTTTGTTGTCGCCTTGAACTTCTTCACCTGCTTGCAACGAATCCCGTGTTTCTTGCGGATTCGCTTGATCCGATGGACCCCGACCTGAACGCCATGCTCGGCGAGATCGGTTTGTAATCGTTCGGGACCGTAGGTTTCCCGGTTTCTTTTGTGAGCCGCCTTGATTTCGATTGCGAGCCGTGCCTCCTCCTTCTGCCGAGGTGAGTCCGGGCGCTTCAGCCAGGTGTAATAGCCACTGGGTGAAACCTCCAGGCTCTGGCAGAGCAGAGGGACAGAGTACTCAGGTCGAAGTTGATTTATTACCGCGTACCGGGCAGCGACTCCTTGGCAAAGTACGCGGCGGCTTTTTTTAGGATGTCGCGCTCCTGCTTGACCTGGGCCAGTTCTCGTTTAACCCTGTCAAGTTCCAGCTCGACTTCGGTCAGCGGGCGCTGTTGGCCTTTGCCACCGATATTACTGAGCTTTCCGGCCTTGAACGCCCTTACCCAATTCTCAAGGGTGGATTTCGGCAGGGATAACTGGCGCGATGCCTCATAGACAGCGACACCTCCTTCAACCACCATTTTTACGGCCTCAATGCGAAATTCCTTCGAATAGCGGCCATTAGAACCTCTTGTCATGTTGACACCTCCGTAAGATAGATTTCTTAACATTGGTGTCCGATTTTTTCAACTTACCTCACCCCCTGATA
This region includes:
- a CDS encoding helix-turn-helix domain-containing protein; this encodes MTLNDKELLKRDANRNIGEELLQSIRAIKSGKVGRTTPVEISPIAEARHKLDLSQGEFAKLLGVSPRTLQEWEQGRRQPSGAAKSLIAIAIKRPEVLKEILAA
- a CDS encoding transcriptional regulator, whose translation is MTYNVRMITFIESPLFTRQVADYLSDEEFAEFQAFLASSPDAGDVVKGSGGVRKVRWKRKGAGKSGGVRVMYFTRLQCGEIWLLLIYAKSAVDSIPGHILKALKEEIEHDAQ
- a CDS encoding nucleotidyltransferase family protein — protein: MLNTNEVTEKLEKHLEILRMQYGVERIGLFGSLVRGSQHSESDIDLLVEFKRPVGMFKFIELENQLSDLLGAKVDLVTPNALKPGIGKRILDEVRYVN
- a CDS encoding DUF86 domain-containing protein produces the protein MSTDRPIDDYLADIIEAISDISSFIAGMNYEGFAADKKTVNAVIRSLEVIGEAVKKIPTGLRQKHNDLPWKEIAGTRDKLIHEYFGVDLQILWETAKSDLVPLEKAIRSLQEDISS
- a CDS encoding helix-turn-helix domain-containing protein; translation: MKQTKIDKNRILDAVHEVARDLHTLDFIDKRAMRRYDALCLEPVPDYTATDIRALRERYRLSQAVLASILNTSISTVQKWEIGEKHPGGPSLKLLNILDRKGLDSLI
- a CDS encoding type II toxin-antitoxin system RelE/ParE family toxin, which gives rise to MILKTRHFNRWAKKAGLSDKALSEAVVEMVGGLIDAVLGNGIVKKRIALPGQGKRGSTRTLLATNRGDRWIFVYGFEKNQRSNISDRELEALKMLAVDLLSLSKEQIAAAIDSGALLEVLHETNKN
- a CDS encoding transposase: MARKPRIHFPGAVYHVIFRGNAGQPVFSTDEDRTRFFLLLQEGTCRFGYRVHAFCLMHNHIHMALQVGQVGLPGRTRATS
- a CDS encoding acyltransferase family protein, with the translated sequence MSQNQVAHLKYRPDIDGLRAVAVLSVFFFHLNHQWLPGGFVGVDIFFVISGYLITSVLYNDCKTGRFNLNRFYQRRVARIFPALFTVALATLVGAAYIYTPQDFASTGAALVAATLSLANVKFMMQGDYFHISQDAQPFLHYWSLSVEEQFYLIFPLFLFLIFRYARRYLVPILLLLGIGSLFTCVILTQIKPIWAFYLLPTRAWELCAGCLLAVTPLTTINGRFVRIPHWLPALGLLLIGCSFVLLHEGPQFPGWQAVLPVVGTVAIIWPRETLHGPVARFLSARPMVNIGKLSYSLYLWHWPVFSLIDYRLYLMLDEMRLVLKISLSLLLTILTYHFIENPARTFLNRPQSRRVAYVALGAVLVLCVPLGLSVRQNNFVDAEISDVAKGGLEFPGNIGAATVVLMGDSNGSMYGKEIKRICSELGYKLNVISVSAGDSLPERKTDSSQLWRDSLDAVSKIKPDYLLVANSWSGKLRNDPKRLVVALDKLKPYAGQIILLNQPPILPKIANRKSIREGARPPFLENTDVRAERLKVNEFLINMQTSGVSVVDISRHFEGKNGEVLFLDEHGRILYHDPGHLSGYGAEKVHDVLKQALRERPAGSDPRNDLKLFGKVPI
- a CDS encoding IS3 family transposase (programmed frameshift) encodes the protein MTRGSNGRYSKEFRIEAVKMVVEGGVAVYEASRQLSLPKSTLENWVRAFKAGKLSNIGGKGQQRPLTEVELELDRVKRELAQVKQERDILKKGRRVLCQGVAARYAVINQLRPEYSVPLLCQSLEVSPSGYYTWLKRPDSPRQKEEARLAIEIKAAHKRNRETYGPERLQTDLAEHGVQVGVHRIKRIRKKHGIRCKQVKKFKATTNSNHSLPVAENLLDQNFAVEAPNQVWVTDITYIPTAEGWLYLAGHKDLFTGEIVGYAMGERMTKNLVSQSLFRAVSVKRPATGLIHHSDRGSQYCALEFQKLLKQFNMQTSMSRRGNCYDNAPIESFWGTLKNELVHHRRYATRWEAMREITEYIEIFYNRQRRQKRLGYLSPAAYEQEYYKELSAA